GACCATTCGTGGCCCTTATCTGAAGATCAATGAAGGCCCAATAGGTTATTTGGTCATGACTCACCAGTCAGTTCCTCCACAAATCAACACTAGACATTATTGTTAGCCAATTCTGTATTTTATAGATTACATCTGCTCCCTCTTGGCTTGGAACCAAACAACACGCGTCACCTCTTCGCGTTGTTCAGAACCTTCGCGACGCCCCACCGATGCAGACTGCCAATCACCTACCTCGGCCCCAGTTACTTCCTCCCGCAGATTCGTTGGCCATCGCTATGAgtagagaagaatgttgtTATTTTGATACAGCAAATGCAAGGATGAGCTTTTTCAGAAGGAAGTCGATGTAGAATGAcccaaagggaaaaaaacaaaaataaAAGCAAAACGACACGAATAATCGGACATCAAACGTAGGACAAGTCCGAGCACCTCGGCGACAGGCTAAATAacgagaaagaaaaacgcgtattcttcctttctaAATAAATTATTGTTTTTAATTAGGGAGGTTCTATTCCGGGCACATATGATGTCATCATAACGAAACCcactctccacctcccgAAGACCGAATACTTGTTGCTGCATTGAAATGATAACTTTTACCACCACATCTGAATTACTCAAATATCCCAAAACCATCAACATGTCTCCCGCCAGCTCTTATCAGacctcttcaccctctcGCCCCATGCGAGagcaagcttcttctgtcgcccccacctcttcatccccgaGCCCCGACGAAGTCTCACGGTGTCTCGTCCACTCTCTGTTCAAAAAGAGATGTCTAGCCGCTTTACGTTCAGATGAGTCTCAATCAGGAAAAACTCCTGACAATCAGACTCCGTActatgaagatgaagatgaagagaatgaaagtTTGACCAAGCAGCTGGCAGAGACTGCCCAAAGCgtgagagagatgaatAAGGAGCTTGGTGAGTTATAATATCAGCAAACTGGACCTTTGCAGAAGAACCTAACTTTAttcaggaagaaggattgtGCGCTCCCGAATACAGCATGTTCTGATCGTTACTAAAGTAAATGACAATCGGCTTGTCTCTCTTACAAGGGAGCTTGCTCTTTATCTCATGCAAAAAAGCCCTTCGATACCTAAAGGAACCAATAACCGTTATGGTACAGCATCACTTACCAGAGGTATGGTGGTCTATGTAGACTCCGAGTTTGAGTCTTCGCAGGCTTTCGATGTCCCGGGCTTGCAGCGAGACCATCCAGAGCTCTTTGAGCCAATGATTAGCAAtcgctccttctcctctctctcgtcTGTGAACACCCCAAACGACTCTTACACAGACGAAGGGCCAATCAACTCGGGATCAGTGACACCTGTTGGTGAGGGACAGCTGAGATACTGGACCAACGAGCTTTGTTCAAGCTCTCCTCACTTATTTGACCTTGTCATAACGGTAGGTTATATTATGCAATGTAAGCAAGCTGCTGAGTCTGCGTTTATCAGCTCGGAGGTGATGGCACAGTCCTATATGCCTCTTGGCTTTTGTAAGTCATAGAAAAGGATAGACAATTAAGATTAACTCTCTTAAAGTCAACGAATTGTTCCTCCTGTCCTTCCCTTTGCCCTTGGCTCCCTCGGCTTCTTGACTAAATTTAATTTCAAGGATTACAAAGAGATCATCGAAAAGGTTATTCTTGATGGAATAAGAGTCAGCCTTCGCATGCGTTTTTGCTGTACCGTATATCGCGCGTGCACTCCTAGTGATATCGGATGTGCCCAGGCCAACAAACGGCGAGTGATCAAGGGTGGCTGCGCCAGTGCcctcaagaagagggttCATAAGAGTGGGTGGGAGagcttggaagatgaagaagtagaCACACATCTGTCGGATGGTGGCAGTGACGAAGAAGCAATCTTGCATCATTCTACAAGGCCTGAAGAGCAGTTTGAAGTCCTCAACGAGCTGGTGGTGGATAGAGGTCCTAATTCAGCCATGAGCTCCTTGGAGCTATTTGGTGAGCCATTTCAGTAGGCTTCGAAAcctcccttttcttcactGATGTATACTTTCAGGTGATGAGTATCACTTAACAACTGTACAGGCAGATGGCCTCACGGTTTCAACACCCACTGGTTCTACCGCCTACTCCTTATCAGCCGGTGGATCGCTCACCTCGCCTCAAACATCCAACATCCTCATAACTCCAATATGTCCTCACACCCTTTCCTTCAGACCTGTGGTCTTAGAGGATAGCATTGATATTCGGGTTTGCGTGCCCTTCGACTCGAGGACAACGGCTTGGACCAGCTTTGACGGAAGGAGTCGTCTGGAGTTGAAGCGTAGGTTCTCACATGAAAGCTAAATGAAAATGGCGCTGACATCAATTGGATATGTCACAGAGGGCGATCATATTAAAGTTACGGCTTCGAAATACCCCTTCCCAATTATATTGTATGCCGACAAATCCTTCCCAGATTgggcttcttccctttctcgaAAGTTGCGATGGAACGAAAGGGAGCGACAGAAACCATATGTGCTTGTGGAGGAAGCCCGTCATCATAAATAAGATTGATAATACATTTCCTATTTGTATTGTAATATATAAAACATAACAGAACTTGCTACGGTTTGGCATTGCTGTTCTTTCTAATATAATCTCTTTAGTTCTGGAGATATTCTCATGTACGTTTGTAGCTTGGAGCTACTGTCTTTAGAGGCCGATTCATCTTGAACAAGAGTTTTGGGTTCAAACTTGTACTCCAAGGTAGTGCAAAGCATGATATATAGAGTTATGCTGACTAACGAGGATTGTATTCACTCCTTTTAAACGTGTGCTGTCTGGATGTAAAGGGTGGGGCGATCATACTTTCGAAAGGACCACCCGTTGCCCATGCTGTCAGGCAAATCTGGGTTCGTTAAGAGGATGTTCAGCAACGGGCACGGTCTTGTAAAAAGCATAAAAGCTTGCAAATAAAGTATTGCCCGAAGATCAGATTACAAGATTATCCTGGAACTTCTCGGCTTGTCTCAAGGGGGTATCACGCAAAAGCCACGGCCAATAAGAACTTGACGCATTTGCCCATGCCAACAATGACCTCCCTGATGGGGTTCAGGCTGTCCTCCTGATACCACTGATCCTCAGGGGTACCTATGCTCCTACCCTCGGGGGATCCATACCGCCGCTGGAATGATTAAAAGCAACAGTGCAAACAATAGTAACTGGTATTTGCAGAACAGGGAAAAAATTGTATAGGAGATGGGGGATCATTTGGAATAAATTATGATAAATTTTACATTCAACATATCTAGGTGTCTATAATCATCTAGCATTTTCTAAATTAGGCCTTAGTTGTGCCCTCTTTGGGGGCAGCCTCGTCCTGGGCAAGAGCCTCAGTCTCTGGCTTGTAGTCCTCATAGCTGTTCGGTCAATATATTAGTTTTGATTCAGTGCTTCTGGGAAGCAGACCATTACTTACTCATTGTAGCCCACAGATGACTGAGAGTAGAAGGTGGTACGGTCATACTTACGAAGAGGCCAGCCGTTTCGTACACGGTTAGGCAAGTCCGGGTTGGCTACATTTTTATTAATCACTTATCCTCCCAAAACGTACGTGCAAAAAACTCACAGATGAAGTATCGTCCGAAAGTGACAAGGTCCTCAGGGTTCTTTTCGGCATGCTCCAAGGCAGTGTCGGGCATGTATCCACCAGCAGCCATAAACCTAacactcttccccttgtTGAGAACGACTTCCCTGATGGGGTTCAAAGTGTCCTGGATGAACCATTCGTTCTGCGGTGTCATGAAACCCCTGCCCTCTACTGCGTGAATGTAGGCAAGCGTGGGCTGAGCCTCAACGATTGCCTGGGCCCAGGGAACAAAAGTAGCGAGAGGATCCTCCATACGCATGCTTTGAAATTCGGAGAAGGGAGACATTCGAATACCGACACGCTTGGGACCAATAGCGTCGCAGACGGCATTAAGGACACGGAGAGGGAACCGCATTCGATTCTCGACGGAACCGCCGTATTGGTCGGTACGGTCGTTGGAGTTGGTTTGAAGCTATAGAGATGCCACGTTAGTACTTTACGAGGCTTAACTCTTAGTACCTGTGGACTTACGAACTGATCAATTAAGTAACCGTTCGCGCCGTGGATCTCAACACCGTCAAAGCCAGCCTCGATAGCGTTCTTGGAGGCTTGGATGTAGTGGCCAATGAATCGGTCCATGTCGGCCTCGGTGACAGGCGTCAAAggcttcctctctcctccaggTTCGGGAGCCGCAATGTAAGAGGGACTGTCATCACGGATAGTGCCAGCAGAGTAGATTACAGGAACGACGTTGGGGTCGGCAACACGACTACATAGTTCGATCAGTCTTCTACGTTTTCACCTTATCTGATCTGAGGGGAGCTTACCCAAGGACCCAAAGTTGACAGAAAATCCTGCCGCCCTTAGAGTGCACACCCGAAGTGatctttttccatgcaGCGATCTGCTCGGAAGTGTAGATACCTTGTATGATTGTAAGCATTCAGCCGGAGGATCGGCAGGATGTTGTGTCTATGAAAAGCATTTACCTGGGACGTTCTCATAACCCCTCAACTCCTCAGCGATGAAAGTGCCTTCAGAGATGATCAAGCCGCCATCTGCCTAATGTCAGTAACTGTTCTGAATTCTATCATACACATGTATGTCGCGACTCACCAGATGCTCGTTGAGCGTAGTAGGTTTCAGCCCATTCGGAAGGGATGGCTGTCTTGGTCGCCGCCCTCAATCGAGTGAGAGGAGCCATGATAATTCGGTGCTTGAGTTCATACTCGCCGACCTGGATGGGAGTGAAGAGCTTGGATTGTTGGATGACGGTCATGTTCTGGTGTGACGGATAGAGATAGAAGAGCTTTCGTTAGGTTTCCATGCAGAAAGTAAACCGATAATATTTGAATGGTGGCCAGCCATATTTATATGTAAGTTGACGTCTCCCCCTATACCACCGTAATTGGTTCCAAAAACATTTTTCTTATTCATTGTCAACAAAGCTGATTAGCAATCCATAAAGGTGGAggcgaggtggaggcgtGTTGTAGGTGGAGGTCTCCTTGAAGCACGTTCAGCAATATTTTAAATTTTAAATTTATACGGCCGCCTGTAGACCGCCGCAGTCCTGAGTTGAATTTGTTGTGCTGtcaaaaaaatggaaaggtACTGCCGGGTATGGCAAAGTGGAGGCAAAATGCAAATGCTAGACCATAAGCGAGGATGAGTCGGCACCCTGAgttcatcaccatcaccaccaccgacaTCTCACTTCCACATTAGTTATTTAAAGCTGGATCTGGCTCAGAAATGCCGCCCAAACCCAGCAACCAATAGTGAATTGAGGCTTGGCACGCCGCCAATTTATCCCGCCGCGTTTCGAGCTGTTTTTGGACGAAATTCGCTGTGGATGTTTTGATTGAAGCGTCAGCGTTGGAGTACTACCGGTCAAGGCAGCAAAGGTTCGTTTGTGGACCGAAACTtaagggaaagagagaggaggaatggcAGATAGGGGACTTAGAAATTCCACTTGCAGCTCATGCAAATTGATCGTCTCTCCTCTTGCGCGCACGTATCTTCGCCAAGTTTCATTTTCACGTTAGGAATGCGCAAAGTTGTAGGTCGTACCATTTTTACGGACAACCCCCCGCCCAATCCAATCCcagagggggaaggggggCAAACACGGAAGATGAAACTTGGTGAGATACGTTGCAGACGGATAGATTTTTATGACGAGTTTCTGAAAGCCGACGCGAAAAACGGCCGTCGGCCAACAAATCCTTAGGGCACCCGCCATCAGCGTGTAGATGCCTCATACTGGCTTGCAGTATCTCACATAAGGTTTTGTGAAAGACATGCATCATGATACATACTGACAGCAATAAGCAGACAAGACCTTACTAACTCTATGTATATTCAAATAACTGCTCTTCTCGGTAACGACATCACGCAGACGTATTTCTTTTAAGCCTCAACATAGGCCCTAAACATTTCCaatgccttcttcgcctcccATTCCACTCCTTTGCCAGCTCCCACAAATATAACATCACCCCGAACAAACTCTGTTTGATCATTTCCATCCCTGACAACACCCGCACCTTCAGTTATGACACACACGCTGGGACCTTCCACAGGCCGGTGAGAGGTCTTCGCTCCTTCAGAAAGCTCAGTACGCAAGACAGAAAATTCAGCAATAGGGGGATCGTAGAGTTTAGTAGTATCATCGCCCTTTTGAAATTGGGTGGGTCGGAGTAATTGCTTGTCGCCTGGAGCAGCTTCATATGTGAGCATGGAGACAAGAGTGTCAACGTCTCGGAGCTTGGGGGTAAGACCAGCGCGAACTACATTGTCGGATGTAGCCATACACTCAATGATATCTGAGTTCCATCAGACATCAATCAACCTACATATGATAAGCATGAAATCTACTCACTACCCTCGATGTAGGCGTGGGGCTCATTAGCCCCAAGGAAAGCAGCTTCGCCTCTTTTGAGCTCCACGACGTTCAACAGGAACACACAGAGGACACCAACATCCCCAGGGTACTGATCATTAAGCCTCAAAGCCAAATCCACAAGATCCTTCTCGTTTTCCCTGATATCTTGCTTCGCCTTATATCTTTTGATAAGTTTGGAGatagcttcttcaacaagctTCTTATCTGCTGACATAAGAGCGGCAAAAATCTGTTTGAGGATGTCCTTCTGCTGGGCAGTGGCTGGGGATCCTGTGGGTTTGAAAAGTGAAGCATCGGGTGGTTGAGATGTGGGCAGGTCGAGAGATGAAGCCAGGGATTTGCTGAGAGAAGAGTCGACAAACTCTTGCAGTTCTGGAACGGTCAAAAGGTGCAAGAGAAGCAcagggagggggaggaaattaagaaaggcaaggaagggagTAAGGGCAATGGCCATCTCAGGCTTGTGGTTAGGGTCTACAGCACATTCAGTGAGCTTGCCGTCCACCATCGAATAGAAAACTGAGACGCACCTTTGTAGACATCAGGCTTCTCGTCAAAAAGCTTCTTCGCAAGCGGCTTATCAGGATGAGCCTGTATACTGAGCGCAGTACCTATACTCAGGaccttgaagaggaaaggtaAAGAGCCGTCCTTGCAGTCCTCAAATTTGGAAGACACGGTGGAACCGATAAGCTCTGGATGAGACTTTAGGTGCTCAGAGAGCAAGGTGTTGTCCGATAACCTGGATGGATTGTTGGGATGAGTACCCATCCATAGCTGATCCGTATTAGCATATAGTCGGTAAATTTACTTAAGAAAAACGTACTTCGGCGTAGGTCTTGTTCTCATCGATGGAGAAGTCGGGGATAGATGTGGTAGCAAGCTGTGCGGCTAGGGACGCCGAGCCTTTCTTGCCCCAGTCGTATGAATTGATTCCTGGTGCGATTTTGAACACGGAAGGAGACATTGCGAAAAGGGATATCGACGACTGTGTGGGCGAATGGAAATGTACGTGAATATAAAAAGTTGTGATAAAAGACACGTTTGCTGAGGATTTGATCTGCTCTGCCTGTAGTGGCTGTGAGGGATATGCCGCGGGTATACTAAAGCGCTAAAACGCGTCAAAATTCCTAACGAAGTTCGGTTTCAAAGGATCGCACTTGATCAGATCGTAATCGTCATATTTTCAGGGACCCGATTAGCTGTAAGCGGGGCTGGCCGCTATTGCCGCAGATCAACGGCAGCACCTGGAAGCTCGATAGCAACAAGGTCTCGACTGCTGCGTTTATCGCGGTGCCACCGTTCCTTAACTGTGATCCTTTGGTCTTTGATCTTTCGGAGGGAGAAATATGCATGCAGAGGCAAATCGAGAACCGAAAAAGTTCTACAGACTATACTGGGATCGTAGGAGCTATTAAAAGTCGTTTCTACTGTCTGTTAATTGTCTGCCTGCCTACTGTTTGACCGCCTAACTACAGTATTGCCTCTGTATAATATTCATCACCCATCTttcatccaccatcaaGCATCAACAAACAACTAAGAAAGATGTATTGTACTGTACAACACGCAGAGATCTATCATAAGGAATGGTAACGATGTGTATTATACGGTAAAAGGCCTACTTCATTACTCCGCTACAATCTTcgcctctttcctcaaacGCTCAGCCTCAAATCgctccttctccgcttGCTTTCGCGCTTGAGCCTCCTCATATCTCTGTCGCCAAAGAcgttcctcttctgcgATTGGTCCTTCTTCGGTTTCAGAAGCTGGAGGGTTAACGGGGGCCCTGGGAAGCTCTGTAGCCACGTTTGGCTTTTCCTCCGCCCCGACAGGAGTTTTgttttccgtcttctcctgctctgcctgcttctcctcttccaccaacGCTTCGAGTTCCTTTGCCaactcgtcttcatcaacttccACTCTCTTGCCACCCATAGCCACTTCTCCACCGATCCTGACAGCCTGAtcgatctcttcttggTTGGCCATAGCTTCGCTGAGGGCGTCAGTGGTTGCAGCAATTCGCTCGAGAGACAACGAGGGATGAGCAAGGACTTGAGTGAGAGTAGAAGTGGAAGTCTCGTATGCAGCCATGATCTAAAACACGCTATCGTCAGACAGGATAATGTGATTATGTATATCAAAAGACTTACCTCGACATCACCCTTGGCCTGGTCGA
This Cryptococcus tetragattii IND107 chromosome 8, whole genome shotgun sequence DNA region includes the following protein-coding sequences:
- a CDS encoding mannose-6-phosphate isomerase, whose amino-acid sequence is MSPSVFKIAPGINSYDWGKKGSASLAAQLATTSIPDFSIDENKTYAELWMGTHPNNPSRLSDNTLLSEHLKSHPELIGSTVSSKFEDCKDGSLPFLFKVLSIGTALSIQAHPDKPLAKKLFDEKPDVYKDPNHKPEMAIALTPFLAFLNFLPLPVLLLHLLTVPELQEFVDSSLSKSLASSLDLPTSQPPDASLFKPTGSPATAQQKDILKQIFAALMSADKKLVEEAISKLIKRYKAKQDIRENEKDLVDLALRLNDQYPGDVGVLCVFLLNVVELKRGEAAFLGANEPHAYIEGNIIECMATSDNVVRAGLTPKLRDVDTLVSMLTYEAAPGDKQLLRPTQFQKGDDTTKLYDPPIAEFSVLRTELSEGAKTSHRPVEGPSVCVITEGAGVVRDGNDQTEFVRGDVIFVGAGKGVEWEAKKALEMFRAYVEA